Proteins from a genomic interval of Rhizobium sp. SL42:
- a CDS encoding amino acid ABC transporter permease, which yields MIGRLILTYPDLSRRLGGLLILSIVVLALYGLGISSTWISLAVPGSADWLAANPAAGRLVSAILLSLIAAANWKALRQLSRTQQIIGVWVELFILLMLFFYSFDLSFAFIAKKIGFLVTQGVTTTLFISAVSILLATAIALAGAIAKLSRNGVIYGLATFYTSLFRGLPLLMQIYIIYLGLPQVGYVIGAVPAGILALSLCYGAYMTEIFRAGIESISRGQSEGATALGLSPNQTMALVILPQAMRVIVPPTGNQFIAMLKDSSLVSVVGVWEIMYLARTQGQTEFRHIEMLITASMIYWILSICLEYLQSRIEERFGRFDVR from the coding sequence ATGATCGGTCGACTGATACTCACCTATCCGGATTTGTCCCGCCGCTTGGGAGGGCTGTTGATCCTGTCCATCGTGGTGCTCGCGCTCTATGGACTCGGCATCAGTTCGACCTGGATCAGTCTTGCGGTGCCGGGTAGCGCGGACTGGCTGGCTGCCAATCCTGCGGCAGGGCGGCTGGTGTCGGCCATCCTGCTTTCGCTGATCGCCGCGGCGAACTGGAAGGCGCTGCGCCAGCTCAGCCGAACCCAGCAGATCATCGGCGTGTGGGTGGAGCTTTTCATCCTCCTGATGCTGTTTTTCTACTCATTCGATCTTTCCTTCGCCTTCATCGCCAAGAAGATCGGTTTCCTGGTCACCCAGGGGGTCACCACCACGCTCTTCATATCAGCCGTGTCGATCCTCCTCGCCACGGCGATTGCTCTTGCGGGTGCCATCGCCAAACTGTCGCGCAACGGCGTCATCTATGGGCTTGCCACGTTTTACACCTCCCTGTTCCGTGGCCTTCCGCTGCTGATGCAGATCTACATCATCTATCTCGGTTTGCCGCAGGTGGGGTATGTCATCGGTGCCGTGCCAGCCGGCATTCTCGCGCTGTCGCTATGCTACGGTGCCTATATGACGGAGATCTTCCGTGCCGGTATCGAGAGTATTTCGCGCGGCCAGAGCGAGGGAGCGACGGCGCTCGGCCTCAGTCCCAACCAGACCATGGCGCTGGTTATCCTACCGCAGGCAATGCGGGTGATCGTGCCGCCTACAGGCAACCAGTTCATTGCCATGTTGAAGGATTCGTCCCTCGTCTCGGTGGTCGGTGTTTGGGAAATCATGTATCTCGCACGCACCCAGGGTCAGACTGAATTCAGGCATATCGAAATGTTGATCACCGCTTCGATGATCTACTGGATACTGTCGATCTGCCTGGAATACCTTCAGTCTCGGATCGAGGAGAGGTTCGGCAGGTTCGATGTCCGCTGA
- a CDS encoding transporter substrate-binding domain-containing protein — protein sequence MKRLMTSLAVGVAALTIATGVHAGATLDRVMEKKAMVVATNSGWPPQSYLDDSNEMVGFDIDVSKEIAKRLGVEVSFETPEWATLTGGRWQGRYDVGVGSVTPTKARSQVIDFAGIYYYSPYVYVLHKDSTAKSVEDLKGKVIGVETATTSEDFVNRKLEIDAPGLPPIEYKLEPGEVRTFADSMLPFDDLRLGAGVRLDAVIAPEQTALNAIKNGYPLRILEGEYAFREPLVVIAEKVDPEWTAKIGGILEEMKKDGTLGALTTKWYGKDYSTD from the coding sequence ATGAAAAGACTCATGACCAGCCTGGCCGTCGGTGTTGCAGCTCTTACCATCGCGACAGGGGTGCATGCCGGCGCGACGCTTGATCGCGTGATGGAGAAAAAGGCGATGGTGGTCGCCACCAACAGTGGCTGGCCGCCGCAGAGCTATCTCGATGACAGCAATGAAATGGTCGGTTTCGACATTGATGTGTCAAAGGAAATCGCCAAGCGACTGGGCGTCGAAGTCAGCTTTGAGACCCCGGAATGGGCAACCCTGACCGGTGGCCGCTGGCAGGGGCGCTACGATGTCGGCGTCGGCTCGGTCACCCCGACCAAGGCACGCTCGCAGGTCATCGATTTTGCCGGGATCTATTACTACAGCCCCTATGTCTATGTCCTGCACAAGGACAGCACCGCCAAGTCGGTGGAGGATCTGAAGGGCAAGGTCATCGGCGTCGAGACTGCAACGACCTCGGAAGACTTCGTCAACCGCAAGCTTGAAATCGATGCGCCCGGCCTGCCGCCGATCGAATACAAGCTGGAGCCGGGTGAAGTACGTACATTTGCCGATTCCATGCTGCCGTTTGATGATTTGCGACTAGGCGCAGGCGTGCGTCTCGACGCGGTGATCGCGCCTGAGCAGACGGCCTTGAACGCGATCAAGAACGGCTATCCGTTGCGCATCCTGGAAGGCGAATATGCCTTTCGCGAACCGCTTGTCGTCATCGCCGAAAAGGTTGATCCGGAATGGACGGCCAAGATCGGTGGAATCCTGGAAGAGATGAAGAAGGACGGCACGCTCGGCGCGTTGACCACCAAGTGGTACGGCAAGGACTACAGCACCGACTGA
- a CDS encoding ATPase domain-containing protein, protein MPKRKKLSVVSTGIAGLDEILRGGLPASNLYMLQGAPGSGKTTAALQFLRAGVEAGESCIYVTLSQTAAELEAIAVSHGWTLDGIRVEELSTSGTVNEADDQSIFLTADLRLDETRKAIEAAIEEHKPRRLVYDSLLEIRLITGDSPRFRRELIGFKSFLAKQDVVALLLDTQSAGYDGSGEEVEGLAHGVIRFDKSLEEYGGVRRRIEISKMRGVPVADGYHDMAIREGEGVVVFPRIMPSTAAETAKPQLIKSGVAALDDMFGGGQEAGTTTLVIGQSGTGKSTMSSLYATAALERGENVALFLFEERLETFFRRSEGLGMELRQFHKDGRLILRDFNPNEISPGEFGQIVQNAVNQDKARVVVIDSLTGYLNSLPHREKAVRDIQSLLKYLARSGVLTMLIVAQHGLIGQNVGIDVDVSFLGDTVLLLRIVEHEGRLRRNITVVKKRHGPHDLNVQELLIESGLVSVVAYNPLPDPK, encoded by the coding sequence ATGCCCAAGAGAAAAAAGCTATCTGTTGTCAGCACGGGAATTGCAGGCTTGGACGAGATCCTGCGCGGCGGCCTGCCCGCATCGAACCTCTACATGCTTCAAGGTGCGCCAGGCTCAGGCAAGACGACGGCCGCGCTGCAGTTTCTGCGCGCAGGCGTAGAGGCCGGGGAAAGCTGCATCTATGTCACGCTGTCTCAAACGGCAGCAGAGCTCGAAGCCATTGCCGTGTCGCATGGCTGGACGCTTGATGGCATTCGCGTCGAGGAGCTGTCCACATCGGGAACCGTGAACGAGGCTGACGATCAGAGCATATTCCTGACCGCCGATCTGCGTCTGGATGAGACCCGAAAAGCAATCGAAGCAGCAATCGAAGAGCACAAGCCTCGCCGGTTGGTCTACGACTCGCTCCTCGAAATTCGCCTGATAACCGGCGATTCTCCCCGGTTTCGTCGCGAACTGATCGGCTTCAAGTCCTTCCTCGCGAAGCAGGACGTCGTTGCCTTGCTTCTGGACACGCAGTCTGCCGGCTATGACGGCAGCGGCGAAGAGGTTGAGGGCCTTGCCCATGGGGTCATCCGGTTCGACAAGTCGCTGGAGGAATATGGCGGCGTGAGACGCCGGATCGAAATCTCCAAGATGCGTGGCGTACCGGTCGCCGACGGCTATCACGACATGGCCATCCGGGAAGGCGAAGGGGTCGTGGTCTTCCCCCGCATCATGCCGAGCACGGCAGCCGAAACGGCCAAGCCGCAGTTGATCAAATCCGGCGTTGCAGCCCTCGACGACATGTTCGGCGGCGGCCAGGAAGCCGGAACGACAACATTGGTGATCGGACAATCCGGAACCGGCAAATCGACCATGTCATCCCTCTACGCGACCGCTGCGCTGGAGCGGGGAGAAAATGTCGCGCTGTTTCTGTTTGAGGAGCGACTGGAAACCTTCTTTAGACGCTCGGAGGGACTGGGCATGGAACTGCGGCAGTTCCACAAGGACGGCAGGCTGATCCTTCGCGACTTCAATCCGAACGAAATTTCGCCCGGCGAATTCGGACAGATCGTTCAAAATGCAGTAAATCAGGACAAGGCACGCGTGGTGGTCATCGACAGCCTCACCGGCTACCTGAACTCGTTGCCGCATCGCGAAAAGGCCGTGCGCGACATCCAGTCCCTCCTCAAGTATCTCGCCCGTTCGGGCGTCCTGACCATGCTGATCGTCGCCCAGCACGGACTGATCGGTCAGAATGTCGGCATAGATGTCGATGTCAGCTTCCTCGGCGACACAGTTCTCTTGCTGCGCATTGTCGAGCACGAGGGACGGCTGCGGCGCAACATTACCGTGGTCAAAAAGCGTCATGGACCCCACGATCTCAATGTCCAGGAACTGCTGATCGAAAGTGGTCTCGTCAGCGTCGTTGCCTACAACCCTCTCCCGGATCCGAAATGA
- a CDS encoding SIS domain-containing protein: protein MLNFDEKRFLRIQGGAVALRERLDAVISDCLAAGAENIFFLGTGGAAILMQPAMQLLQRNSRFPAIIDMPAELVLTGSAQLTSKSIVVMPSLSGTTKESVALLERLQEIGATVITLVGHVDTPLGKGGDHVFVNFAEDDTSCESFYLQSLFIALSVMRHRGEIANYEEITGELARMPELLLEVKRAFEPQAEGYARTFASTEYHIVTGAGNVWPEAFYYGMCILEEMQWIRTRPVHASDFFHGTLELIDKDVSLILFKGEDALRPLAERVENFAPNYTSKLTVLDTAAFELPGISKEVRALVSPIVLATVLERISAHLEVLRNHPLTTRRYYKRVAY, encoded by the coding sequence ATGCTGAACTTTGACGAAAAGAGATTCCTTCGTATTCAGGGCGGGGCAGTGGCGTTGCGCGAGCGCCTCGACGCCGTGATTTCGGATTGTCTGGCTGCTGGCGCCGAAAACATTTTCTTTCTCGGCACAGGCGGTGCGGCAATTCTCATGCAGCCGGCCATGCAACTGCTGCAACGCAATTCCCGTTTCCCGGCGATCATCGACATGCCGGCGGAATTGGTCCTCACGGGCTCGGCACAATTGACCTCGAAGTCGATTGTCGTCATGCCCTCCTTGTCGGGAACGACAAAGGAAAGTGTGGCGCTGCTGGAGCGCCTGCAGGAAATCGGTGCGACCGTGATCACGCTGGTCGGCCATGTCGACACCCCACTTGGCAAGGGCGGCGACCACGTGTTCGTCAACTTTGCGGAGGATGATACCTCCTGCGAATCCTTTTATCTGCAGTCGCTGTTCATAGCTCTCTCGGTCATGCGCCATCGCGGCGAGATCGCAAACTACGAAGAGATCACCGGTGAGTTGGCGCGGATGCCTGAATTGTTGCTGGAGGTGAAGCGCGCCTTCGAGCCGCAGGCCGAAGGCTATGCGCGCACCTTCGCCAGCACCGAGTATCACATCGTCACCGGAGCCGGGAATGTCTGGCCCGAGGCATTCTACTACGGCATGTGCATTCTCGAGGAGATGCAGTGGATCCGCACCCGTCCCGTTCATGCGTCGGACTTTTTTCATGGCACGCTTGAACTGATTGACAAGGACGTGAGCCTCATCCTGTTCAAGGGCGAGGACGCACTGAGGCCACTGGCCGAACGCGTCGAGAATTTTGCGCCGAACTACACCAGCAAGCTCACGGTCCTAGACACGGCGGCGTTCGAACTTCCGGGTATCTCGAAAGAGGTTCGTGCGCTGGTCTCACCGATCGTGCTGGCAACCGTTCTCGAACGCATCAGCGCCCACCTGGAGGTCTTGCGCAACCACCCGCTGACCACCCGCCGCTATTACAAGCGCGTGGCCTACTGA
- a CDS encoding PfkB family carbohydrate kinase translates to MKTLRFAAVGDNCIDRFQPPLSQSLVGGNAVNVAVQLARLGHVSYYFGAVGPDADGRRTRALVRENGVNVDHLHERPGVTAYTDIKVLASGERIFVFEDFGVCAGYRPTADDLDVLMTMDHVHIGWMDDGGALRRALTTAGVSVSQDISVNADASNLAVAGLAVAFGSVGSDDEALDRMLLDLLDGGAALAVVTRGPKGAVASDGTTREETDIRSVDVVDTTGAGDSFIAGFLSARIGGLPLSQCLQAGRDAAASTCTHVGGFPQAAFDE, encoded by the coding sequence ATGAAGACACTTCGCTTCGCGGCAGTCGGCGACAATTGCATCGACCGTTTCCAGCCTCCGCTGTCCCAGTCTCTGGTCGGCGGCAATGCCGTCAACGTGGCGGTGCAACTGGCACGGCTGGGGCATGTCTCCTATTACTTCGGCGCGGTTGGTCCCGATGCTGATGGCCGCCGGACACGCGCGCTCGTGCGCGAGAATGGCGTCAACGTCGATCATCTGCATGAGCGGCCAGGCGTCACCGCCTATACCGATATCAAGGTTCTTGCCTCCGGCGAACGCATCTTTGTATTCGAGGATTTCGGTGTTTGTGCCGGTTATCGGCCCACGGCCGACGATCTCGATGTGCTCATGACGATGGATCATGTGCATATCGGCTGGATGGATGATGGCGGTGCCTTGCGCCGTGCGCTCACAACTGCCGGCGTCAGCGTTTCGCAGGACATTTCGGTCAATGCGGATGCCAGCAATCTCGCGGTTGCAGGCCTCGCGGTCGCATTTGGCTCCGTCGGAAGCGACGACGAGGCGCTTGATCGCATGTTGCTGGATCTGCTCGACGGTGGCGCCGCGCTTGCAGTCGTCACCCGTGGTCCCAAAGGGGCTGTCGCCAGCGATGGTACGACGCGTGAGGAAACGGACATTCGCTCGGTCGATGTTGTCGACACCACCGGCGCCGGGGACAGTTTCATTGCGGGCTTCCTTTCCGCCCGGATCGGCGGCCTGCCGCTGTCGCAGTGCCTGCAGGCGGGACGCGACGCGGCCGCATCGACCTGTACGCACGTTGGAGGGTTCCCGCAGGCCGCTTTTGATGAATAG
- a CDS encoding response regulator — MSLIKHACSAKGNVVKLTRNGTTVLVVEDEALLRMDIVMSLESQGFTVHEASNADEAIEILDSHPDIAVMFTDIDMPGSMDGLKLAIAVRDRWPPIKIIVTSGHSNLSDNLLPVEGRFFSKPYDHARVASTMLEMVAAG, encoded by the coding sequence ATGTCGCTAATAAAACATGCCTGCAGCGCAAAGGGAAATGTCGTGAAGTTGACGCGTAACGGAACAACGGTTCTGGTTGTTGAAGATGAAGCCCTGCTGCGCATGGATATCGTCATGTCGCTGGAGAGCCAGGGGTTTACTGTGCACGAGGCATCGAATGCTGATGAGGCCATCGAAATCCTGGACAGCCATCCCGATATTGCCGTGATGTTCACCGATATCGACATGCCGGGCAGCATGGACGGCCTGAAGCTTGCAATCGCCGTACGCGACCGTTGGCCGCCGATCAAAATCATCGTCACATCAGGTCACAGCAATCTCAGCGACAACCTTTTGCCTGTCGAGGGGCGATTCTTCAGCAAGCCGTATGATCACGCGCGCGTGGCAAGCACGATGCTGGAGATGGTCGCCGCCGGCTGA
- a CDS encoding sensor histidine kinase, whose translation MNARAIESELDWVLVLAPFRKDADYVAAFLREQKVGVKTAKAGDDLIPHLALSPGLIAITHEALNPEVVARIAEHLAVQPDWSEVPIIILLERAAPIGKIRDQLERAWPGSRLLFHTRPISPLELVNAVHSNLLVRLRQRQVRDSIERERELRLELNHRVKNILASVTSIFQMTRRGADTVENLANDFTGRLQALSNVHSAVFEAGGEDVSLSEVVQLTISPYNHNGASRIKANGPEITVSREAGTTIALCLHELITNAIKYGALSVHDGTVDVSWSIIRQDRADFTLNWIESGGPTVREPSRQGYGTRYVRAALGSLFGTPPDITFAPDGFRCSAQAPLSRITPQRQQ comes from the coding sequence ATGAATGCCCGTGCGATAGAAAGCGAACTGGATTGGGTGCTTGTCCTTGCGCCCTTTCGCAAGGACGCCGACTACGTCGCAGCGTTTCTCCGTGAGCAGAAAGTCGGGGTCAAGACGGCCAAGGCAGGCGACGACCTGATCCCACACCTTGCCCTGTCACCGGGCCTCATTGCCATCACCCATGAGGCCCTCAACCCTGAGGTCGTGGCCCGGATTGCCGAACATCTGGCAGTGCAGCCTGACTGGTCCGAAGTGCCGATCATTATCCTGCTGGAGCGTGCCGCGCCCATTGGCAAAATTCGCGATCAACTTGAGCGGGCTTGGCCCGGTTCACGGCTGCTGTTCCACACGCGCCCGATCAGCCCCCTGGAACTGGTGAATGCCGTTCATTCAAATCTGCTGGTGCGGCTGCGCCAGCGCCAGGTTCGTGATTCCATCGAACGGGAAAGAGAGTTGCGACTGGAACTGAACCACCGGGTGAAGAACATCCTCGCCAGCGTGACCTCGATCTTCCAGATGACCCGCCGCGGCGCTGATACGGTCGAGAACCTGGCGAACGACTTCACGGGGCGCCTGCAAGCACTTTCCAACGTCCATTCTGCCGTATTTGAGGCAGGCGGGGAGGATGTCTCGCTTTCGGAGGTCGTTCAGCTGACCATTTCGCCCTACAACCACAATGGCGCCAGCCGTATCAAGGCGAACGGTCCCGAAATCACGGTCAGCAGGGAGGCAGGAACCACGATCGCGCTGTGTCTGCATGAACTCATAACAAACGCGATCAAATATGGCGCCTTGTCCGTCCATGACGGCACCGTGGACGTTTCATGGTCGATCATTCGACAGGATCGGGCCGATTTTACGTTGAACTGGATAGAATCCGGCGGGCCGACGGTGCGTGAGCCTTCACGCCAAGGCTATGGCACCCGTTATGTTCGCGCGGCATTGGGCTCGCTTTTCGGCACCCCTCCAGACATCACCTTTGCACCAGACGGTTTCCGCTGCAGCGCGCAAGCACCGCTCTCGCGGATCACGCCGCAACGACAGCAATAG
- a CDS encoding NAD(P)/FAD-dependent oxidoreductase yields the protein MTYPDTYYSRTMTEDRSRPVLSAHIDCDTVIIGGGLAGLTTALQLARGGQSVVVLEAKSVGFGASGRNGGFVSPGYSTGGDDIARVAGTSTAKKLHQMSIEGVDFVRSTIAELKVAGVNPIDGVTSVMRYDDGRGLQSYAEIASRDYGYQLDYLDTAAVRNVLKSERYFHALRDSRAFHIHPLNYLRGLALEIERLGGAIYEGSPAVRTDLAQPEKLVWTTQGQVRSKNVVFTTGGYTGNLDARLKRAFLPIATYVMVSEAAPDLIASAIATTDGIGDNRRAGDYYRLVDDGRRLLWGGRITTRAANTAGLVEELRREMTGTYPQLEGLKTEIAWSGLMSYARHLMPQIGKLEPGVWHCTAFGGHGLNTTAIGGKVVAEGILGQSDRYTLFRPFGLVWAGGLAGLAVAQLTYWKLQTQDWWRERAA from the coding sequence ATGACCTATCCCGATACCTACTATTCGCGGACGATGACTGAAGATCGGAGTCGTCCAGTTCTTTCGGCCCATATCGACTGCGACACTGTGATCATCGGAGGCGGTCTGGCCGGATTGACCACGGCGTTGCAGCTGGCGCGCGGCGGCCAGTCAGTTGTGGTGCTCGAAGCGAAATCCGTGGGATTTGGGGCGTCCGGACGCAATGGCGGTTTTGTCAGTCCGGGCTATTCGACCGGAGGCGATGATATCGCCCGCGTGGCCGGAACCAGCACGGCGAAAAAACTTCATCAAATGTCGATCGAAGGAGTGGATTTCGTTCGGTCCACGATTGCCGAGCTGAAAGTCGCCGGCGTAAATCCGATCGATGGTGTCACCAGTGTGATGCGCTACGATGACGGCCGAGGGCTGCAATCCTATGCCGAGATCGCGAGCAGGGACTATGGCTACCAACTCGACTATCTCGATACGGCTGCGGTCCGCAATGTTCTGAAATCGGAGCGGTATTTTCATGCGCTGAGAGACTCGCGGGCCTTTCATATCCATCCGTTGAACTATCTGCGCGGGCTTGCATTGGAGATCGAGAGACTTGGCGGGGCAATCTACGAAGGTTCGCCGGCTGTCCGGACCGATCTGGCCCAGCCGGAGAAGTTGGTCTGGACAACGCAAGGCCAGGTGCGGTCGAAAAATGTCGTCTTTACCACCGGCGGATATACCGGCAACCTCGATGCCCGTTTGAAGCGGGCATTCCTGCCGATCGCGACCTATGTGATGGTCAGCGAGGCGGCACCCGATCTGATCGCATCCGCCATCGCGACCACGGACGGCATCGGCGACAATCGCCGTGCCGGCGACTACTATCGACTCGTCGATGACGGTCGGCGGCTCCTCTGGGGTGGCCGCATTACCACGCGGGCTGCAAACACTGCCGGACTGGTGGAGGAATTGCGGCGCGAGATGACCGGCACCTATCCGCAACTCGAGGGGTTGAAGACTGAAATCGCGTGGTCGGGCCTGATGTCCTACGCCCGGCACCTCATGCCACAGATCGGCAAACTTGAGCCCGGCGTCTGGCATTGCACCGCCTTTGGCGGGCATGGGCTCAACACCACCGCGATTGGTGGCAAGGTTGTGGCCGAAGGCATTCTCGGCCAAAGCGACCGCTACACGCTGTTCCGGCCGTTCGGCCTTGTCTGGGCAGGCGGGCTTGCGGGCCTTGCCGTGGCGCAACTCACCTATTGGAAACTCCAGACGCAGGACTGGTGGCGCGAGCGCGCAGCCTGA
- a CDS encoding GntR family transcriptional regulator, which yields MDEPLRDTRTLAIQLRDRLAELIREQELRPGDKMPTEAQLTERFRISRPALREALKLLEQDDIIYVEHGRGRFVSAMSAVQVDRPITVFESVTDMAQHYGYKPINKVLSIAEEPAPEIVAEKLLIEPGARVIGIERLRLQGDEPILYCIDYVPRSIIPAKLYDIDWSGSLLNLLERYRNRPRMSAASVSAVMLPEDIVQRHDLRDFGPALLITETCFNAAGLPVNYAIDYHRGSHFTFSLVRK from the coding sequence TTGGACGAGCCCCTTCGCGACACCCGCACATTGGCGATTCAGTTGCGCGATCGGCTGGCCGAACTCATTCGTGAGCAGGAGTTGCGTCCAGGCGACAAAATGCCAACCGAGGCGCAGTTGACCGAGCGCTTCAGGATTTCCCGTCCGGCATTGCGCGAAGCGTTGAAGCTTCTTGAGCAGGACGACATCATCTACGTTGAACACGGCCGCGGTCGCTTTGTCTCGGCGATGTCGGCCGTCCAGGTCGACCGGCCGATTACCGTGTTCGAAAGCGTCACCGATATGGCGCAGCACTACGGCTACAAGCCGATCAACAAGGTACTCTCGATCGCGGAAGAGCCGGCCCCAGAGATCGTTGCCGAAAAGCTCCTGATAGAACCGGGCGCGCGGGTGATCGGCATCGAGCGTCTGCGCCTGCAGGGGGACGAGCCCATCCTCTACTGCATCGACTACGTGCCGCGCTCCATCATCCCCGCCAAGCTCTATGACATCGACTGGAGCGGATCATTGCTCAACCTGCTTGAACGGTATCGTAACCGGCCCCGCATGTCGGCGGCGAGCGTTTCTGCGGTCATGCTGCCGGAAGACATTGTTCAGCGGCACGACCTGCGCGATTTCGGCCCGGCATTGCTGATTACCGAGACCTGTTTCAACGCCGCCGGCCTGCCGGTCAACTACGCCATCGACTACCATCGCGGCAGCCACTTCACCTTCAGCCTGGTGCGCAAGTAG